The Mycolicibacterium aurum genome segment CTCCGATGTGGCCATGGAGGTCACCAACAATGCGGTGCAGTTGTTCGGCGGGTACGGCTACACCGTCGACTTCCCGGTCGAAAGGTTCATGCGCGACGCCAAGATCACCCAGATCTACGAGGGCACCAACCAGATCCAGCGGGTGGTGATGTCCCGCGCACTGCTGCGATGAACTGCTGGGGAGGGTCCAATCGCCCGATGGCGGCCGGAACGCCAAATTGCGCCGCGGGTCGAGCTAGCGATAGCTACCGTGGACCCGCATGGCGATAGGGCCGGTGCCAGGACAGTGGGTTGAGCGGCTCTGTCCCGCTCCGCTCAGTCGGGTGCAGAGGTCCCTTTCCGACCGCGAACTTCGAGAGGCCGCTTCCGAAATTGGTGTGTCGGCAGTCGATTGGGCTCTGGTGACCGGCTGCGAGGTGGCGGACATCGTAAGTCGACATGTTCCACAGCTCGGGCAGGGCACTCTTCCCAACGTTCTCCCTGCCAGCATGCAGAAGTCCGTGCTATCGGTGCTCATCGGGATCAGGCGCGGCAGTGCAGTCGATGCATCAATGGGCGACGCTGACGTTGAGATCATGGGTGTCTGCGCCCGGACCGGTATCGAACTCACGTCGGTGTTCACTGCCATACGGCGCGGTCAGGGCGTCATGGTCGAACGCCTGATGCAGCAGTGCCGTGCCTTGGTCGACATCGGCGAGCAATACCCGCAGTACCAACTCATATCAGAGCTGAGCTTCGCCCATGTCGATGCACTAGCCACCCAATTCGCCCAACTCTACGAAGATGAGCGTCAACGGTGGCTGAACGACCCGTTGGCGGGGCGCGTCGCCCTCGTCAACCGAATCCTGGCCGGGGACGACGCTGCACTGGCAGGCTGCTCAACCACACTGCGATTTGAGGTCAGATACCGCCACCACCTCGCCGTGTGCGCCTGGAGCGACCGAGCATCATCGATTGCCCCCAGTGACCTGGAGGTCGCCGCCCTGGACTACTTGCGTCACAACGGCGCCGCACAAACGTTGGTGTTGCACGATCCCAATTCGACCCTGACCGTCTGGGGTAACGCGCGTGGAGCTCTCTCCGAGCCACTCACCGACTTGGATTGTCGCGAGGGCGTCTACCTGGCTGTCGGATCGCCGGGCGCCGACGTCGCCGGCTTCCGCACAACCGCCCGCGATGCGCGGCAAGCCGCATTCCTTGCCAGAGAGTTTCCAGCGTTGCAACGCGATACAGCAGTGCACTTTTCAGACGTCAGTTTGATTAGCCTGCTCAGCACCGATAGCGAGGCCGCTAAGCAATTCGTGGAGCGTGAACTCGGATCGCTGGCCCAGCAGGATGATGCCACCGACCGGTTGCGGGAAACCCTCGCGGCGTATCTGGACTGTCACAGTCCGCTGATGGTTGCCCAGCAGTTGTTCATCGCGCGCAACACCGTCGCCTACCGATTGCGCAGAGCCACGGAGCACCTAGGGCGCCCCATCGACGTCCGACAGCCCGAGCTGCGTGTCGCGCTGCTTCTTGCCCGCGCTCTGCGCTCCACGTCGGCTGACTGACAACATCCTCGTGCGCTCTGCGCACCCCGCCCAATTAAGCGCGGGAATGCTGTCGATTCGGCGCAAGCTCTATCGCTAGCTCCAAGTCACACTTTCGGTGAGTGGATGGTTCAAAACACACCTACTCGATCGGCCACAGACACACCGAAAGGTTGCCATGAGCACGGAAGCCGAGGCGCTCGTCAATAGTGACGACTCACCGCACCCTGCACCCGATCCGCGCCATCTCAGGAATACGCTCGGACGATTCGTTACTGGGGTAACCGTTGTCACCTATCTGCTTGACGGTCAGCCGCGCGGACTCACCGTCAACTCGTTCACACCGGTTTCTATGAGTCCCCCGCTAATTCTCGTGTCCATCTCACGCAAAGCCAGGGCGATGGACGGCCTTATCGACGCTCCGTTCGTCGTTAACGTATTGGCTTCTGAGCAGCTCCCGCTGGCGCTGCAGTTCGCCGGACAACAACAAGACGACATCGACGTTGCCTGGTCGTCAAGTCCCACCGTGCCTCGGTTACAGGGCAGTGTCGCGTGGGTCGCCTGTGATCCACACTCGCAGGTCGAGGTGGGCGATCACGTCCTGGTAGTGGGGCGCGTGGTGGATCACTTCAGCACGCCGAATGAACCCCTCCTCTTCGCATCCGGCAGCTTCAAGCTGCTCGGCGGCGCCGTAGACGCATTCGATGGCTCCGCAGCACGCTGACCATCGTCACCACGCAGTCAATGAAAACTGGGGTAAACGAATGAGATTCACCTACGCGCAGCACTTCCCCTACCGCCACTTCGGTGACGATTTCGAGGAGCACGCGGCCGAGGCGGTGGTTTCAACACCGTACTTCGACTTAGTCGACCCGCAGTCCGCCCACGCCGACTTGGCGGCCGGGTTTGAGGAGTTGATTCACGCCGCCCGGGCAGGGTTTGACGCAGTTGCCCTCACAGAACACGGCCAAAGCGCCTACGACATGAGCCCCAATCCCGACTTGGGCGCCGCCATCATGGCGCACACCTTCGTGTCGGAGGGGCTTGAGTGCGGAATTTGGGTCGTGGGACGCAGCTTGGGGAAAACACGCGAGCCGTTTCGGGTGGCCGAAGAGCTAGCTTGGCTAGACACTCTCAGCGAAGGCCGGTTGATGACCGGGTTTCCGGTTGGGTTGCCCTACGACGCGAACATCAACGCCGGCATTCCGCCGATCGAGACAAGACCCCGCTTCGACGAGAACTTATCCTTCATCCTGAAGGCGTGGACAGCGCACGAACCCTTCGCCTGGAACGGCAAGTTCGCGCAGTACGGAAACGTCAACGTCTGGCCGCGCCCCTATCAGGCACCACATCCGCCAGTCAGCATCACCGGCACCGGCAATCCGAACACCAGCCGGTTCGCGCTGCAGCGCGACTTCGGTTTCAACCTGACCACCACCGGTGGCGATCCGACTGCGGCGCCACGCATTTTCGGTGACTTCTGGCGGATCGCCGATGAAGTGGAGGCCGACGACAACCCGTTCAGGGCCAACTTCGTGCAGCAAGTACTGGTGGCCGATACCGACGCCGAGGCTGAACGGCTGTACTCCCAACACGCCGCATACAGTATGCGGCGCGGCATCGGAACCGTAGGAATGGAGCGGCTTCTCCTACCGGGAGGAATCAGCCCGCCGGGTTTGCGCGCATTGCTGGGCGGAGTAAACGGCGGTGCCGCCGCCGGACAGTCGGAACCGCCAACCTACGGCGAACTCGTCGAATCGGGAGCGATCGTGGCGGGCAGTGCTGCCACAGTTCGCGACAGACTTGAAGACATGGCAACGAGATTCCGCGTCGGAAACATGACTGTGTTCTTGATGATCGGTTCTATGCCAACAGAACTGACGAAGGCGAACATCGATCTGTTTACCACCGAGGTGATACCGCCACTACGCAGTCTGTGGTCGGAATACGAGTCCGGTAATCGCTGGTGGCCGGCGCGTCTGGGCGGACGCTCGACATCGCAAACGAACTCAGAAATGGCTGGAGCACATCTCGTATGACGAGCACCACGCAAAGTCGATCGACAACAGTCAAGACATGGGGCGACCGGGTGACCCTCCGATTCGAAATCGAAGGTGCCGGACCGCCACTCGTCTTCCTGCACGCGGCCGGCGGACTCGTCTGGGACGGCTTCCTCCGCGACCTGGCTCAGCGTTATACGGTGTATGCGCCTGTCTTTCCAGGCTTCGATCCCTCCGACACGATGGCGATACACGAACTCGACGACGTCAGCGACGTCGTCTTGGCCTACGAGCAGGCCCTGCGGTCTCTGAAGATCACTGGCGCCCCGATAATCGGCCACTCATTCGGCGGCATGTTGGCAGCAGAACTGGCGGCGCATTTCCCACAGATCTGTTCGCAACTGGTCCTTTTGGCGCCAAGCGGCCTATGGACCGAGGCCATGCCGTGGAGTCTGAACTTCATGACCGCCCGCCCCGACCAGATGCTGGGATATCTGTTCAACGACCCCGAGGGTGAGGCAGCGCGATCTCTGCTTCCGGTCCTCGATACTCCGGAGCGGGCGCTTGAGGCGGTTGTGCAGTCGATCTGGGCACTGGGATGCGTAGCGAAGTTCTCGTGGCCGGTACCCGACCGCGGCCTCTCGCGGCGCCTGCACCGTGTCGCAGCGTCCACATTGGTCATCTGGGGCCACCAGGATTCGCTCATTCCGCACGGGTACGCAAAGGAATTCGCGCGCCGCATCCCTAACTGCCGCAGCGAAACCATCGGCAACTGCGGGCACATGCCCCAGGTGGAGCGCGAAGATGTGACGTCCGGTCTCGTCGCTGGGTTTCTGGCCTGATGAACCGTCTCATAAGCCAGCGGCGCAGTCGTAGCGTCCAAGCTCATCGAATCCCAAGCCTGGCAGAGGATTAAGGTGCACCCCTTCGCGACGTCGAGGTCGCGCCACGTGCGCGACCAAACAGCGATCTCGACGAGGGAACAGGATCCCCAGTTCAAAAAGGACAGACAAGCCGTGGAAATTCGGTTCGATCATCAAACACATCGGCAGCGGGTGATATTCGGCACGGGCTGCGTCGTGGACAATACCGCCAAGGCAATCGAGCAACTCGACGTTCGTGCGAGCCTGCTGATTGCCAGCGATTCGGCTTCGGAAGTGGCCGATGCCATTGCCATGGAAACTCCCGTCGCGAGACGGATCGACGGTGTCGTGCAACACGTGCCGACGCAGCGGGCAGATGCCGCACGGCGGGAAGCTGTCGCCAGCAGTGCCGACTCGATCATCTGTGTGGGGGGTGGCTCCGCCACGGGGCTAGCCAAGGCGGTTGCGTTAGTGACCGGTCTACCGATCGTGGCGATCCCCACTACCTTCTCTGGCTCGGAAGCCACCGATATGTGGGGAATGACTGTAGAAGGCCGCAAACACACTGGCGCCGACCTCGCGGTGCTGCCGCGCACGGTGATCTATGACGCTGCACTGCTCGCTGGATTACCTGTGTCAGTAGCGATTTCGTCGGTATTCAACGCCATTGCCCACGCTGTCGACGGGCTCTGGGCCCCGCGTGCCGATCCGATCAATCGGGCCTTGGCAGCGGAAAGTTTGCGGGTTCTCATACCCGCGATCACGGAGATGGCGGAGCAGCCCAACTCCAGGGAACCGCGCGAATCCGCGCTGTATGGGGCCTACCTGGCTGCGGTGGCGTTTGCTTCCTCGGGTTCGGGCATGCACCACAAGATCTGCCATGTCTTGGGTGGGGCGTTCTTGCTCCCGCACGCCGAACTGCACACGGTGATGTTGCCCTACGTCACCGCGTTCAACGCACACGCGGCACCGTCGGCCGCCCAGCTCATCTCCGAGACACTCCACACCACAAGTGCTGCAGCAGGACTCAAGTCGCTGGCCGCCACTACCGGCGCGCCACTGACACTGGCCGAGATCGGCTTCCCGAAGGACAAAATCGTAGAGGCGTCGGGACGCTGCCTTGAGGTGATCCCGCCATCCAACCCGCGACCAGTAGATCTTGAGGCCGTCTCGTCACTTCTGCAAGCCGCATACGAGGGGGATGCAGTCGAGTGAGCCAACCGACCAAACCCCATAGCCCCCACCCACGGACACCGACGAACAAATTGCTCCACGATGAGAAGGGCCGGACACACCCACACGATCGAGTCACCCAGCCGACGTGTCAACACCCAACGAGAAGTCGGGAGCCTGAGCGTGTCGAAGCGAGGTAACAGGTTTCGGCACAACTCATTTCGCATAAGCACCATCGCCATGCGGGCCTGCGAGATGGTCACCGGTCCGCGCCATAGCCATCAGCGGCTGCTGAACCTCGGAGTAGACACGATCATTCTGCGACACCCGGGCACCCTCGCCGCGGATGAGCGCGGCCGGCTTGCAGAGGATTCACTGGCCCTTGAGCGTGGCGCACTCGCTGGGGCGGCCCATCGCGCCAACGGCACGGCGCAAGTAATTAGGACAGGTTCGTCGAAGCAGCGAGTGAGCACCCTATGAGGACCCGAATTGCCACGACCAGGGCCGACGAGATCCTCATTCGAGGTCGCAATTTGGCCAAGGATCTCATGGGCGAGGTGGGCTACACCGACATGCTCGTGCTCACTGCGCTGGGTCGGCTGCCGTCGACAGCGGAGAAACGCATCGTCGAGGCCATCGCGGTGTCGGTGATGGATCACGGCCTGACCCCGAGCTCGCTAGCCGCGCGACTGACCTTTCTCGGCGCTCCCGAGTCGTTTCAAGCCGCGGTCGCGGCCGGACTCCTCGGGGCGGGCAACACCTTTCTGGGCGGTATGACCGAGGTGACCACCCTCTTGCGGGCAAGCGCAGCGGGTCTTGACGAAGCGGCCTCCAACTCCGAGGTTGCCCAAGCCGCTGATGATCTCGTCACCAGCCGTCTCATGGACGGGCGCAAGATTCCCGGTCTTGGACACAATGTCCACACAGGTTCGGACCCGCGAGTGGACCGCATGCGGGCCATCGTAAAAGCCGAAGGACAGTACGAGAGGCATTGGCGTCTACTCGACGCCCTGCCAGACGCCTTCGCGCGCCAAAAGCGTCGAACACTTCCGCTCAACAACGCCGGCGCGATCGGGGCGTCCATCGCCGCGCTGGGTTTTCCAGCGGAGATGGGCAGAGGCATCGCCTTGGCCGCCCGCGCAGGAGGGCTGATCGCTCACCTGCTCGAAGAGCAAACCGAACCAATAGCCAAGCAGGTATGGGAACACGTTCTGAACGAAGCCGACAACTTTGAAGACGAGGAAGCGAATCTTGGATAAGACTATTTCAGACGCTGCATTGGCAATTTGCGCGATTCACTCGGGCAGCAGCATCGCCGTCGGTGGGTTCGGAATGTGTGGCGTACCCCTGGTCCTAATCAACGCGCTACGCGCCGCAGGCGTCGACAAACTCGAGATCGTGTCGAACAATTGCGGCGCACAGGGATGGGGACTGGCAAAGCTGCTGGCTGACAGACGCATTCGGCGAGTAATTGCCTCCTTCTTCGGCACCAACGAGGACTTCGCCCGCCAGTATCTGGATGGCCACCTCGAAGTAGAGATCACCCCGCAGGGCACCCTGGCCGAGCGCCTACGCGCCGGTGGAGCTGGCATCCCGGCATTCTTCACCCCTACCGGCGTTGGGACCGTCGTCGCCGAGGGCGGAATGCCGTGGCGCTATCGTCGCGACGGCAGCGTCGCCGTTGCCTCCCCGGCCAAGGAAGTGCGTAGTTTCGACATCGACGGTGGAGTCGCGAGTTTTGTACTGGAACGCGCGATTCGGACAGATTTCGCCCTCGTGCGCGCCATGCGCGGTGACCGCCACGGAAATCTGATCTTCCACGGAACCGCGATGAACTTCAATCCGCTATGCGCAATGGCGGGGCGCATCACGATCGCAGAGGTCGAAGATCTTTGCGAACCGGGTGAGTTGGCGCCCGACGAAATCCACCTCCCCGGGGTCTATGTCGACCATGTTGTCGAACTCACCCCAGAACAGGCTGCCGAGAAGCCCGTTGAGTTTCGCATGATCCGCGAGGAGATGATCGCATGACCTGGAACCGTGAGGACATCGCCCGCCGAGCCGCCGCCGAACTTCGCGACGGTGATTACGTGAACCTCGGAATCGGCATACCGACCCTGGTACCCGAATACCTGCCGTCCGATATCGATGTGATCATCCACTGCGAGAATGGAATCCTCGGCGTAGGAACGCATCCGACCCTCGAAGAGTACGACCCCGACATCATCAACGCAGCCAAGCACACGGTAGCTGCGCGAGACGGCGCCGCCTTCTTCGACTCCAGTGCCAGTTTCGCGATGATCCGTGGCGGCCATCTCGACTTCGCCATCCTCGGCGCCATGGAAGTTTCGGCACACGGCGATCTCGCGAATTGGGTGGTGCCGGGGAAGCTGGTGAAGGGTATGGGCGGCGCGATGGATCTCGCCGTTGGCGCCCAGCGCGTGCTCGTGTTGATGTCACACGTGTCGAAAGACGGCACGCCGAAACTCAAAACCGAGTGCTCCCTTCCGCTTACCG includes the following:
- a CDS encoding maleylacetate reductase, translated to MRDQTAISTREQDPQFKKDRQAVEIRFDHQTHRQRVIFGTGCVVDNTAKAIEQLDVRASLLIASDSASEVADAIAMETPVARRIDGVVQHVPTQRADAARREAVASSADSIICVGGGSATGLAKAVALVTGLPIVAIPTTFSGSEATDMWGMTVEGRKHTGADLAVLPRTVIYDAALLAGLPVSVAISSVFNAIAHAVDGLWAPRADPINRALAAESLRVLIPAITEMAEQPNSREPRESALYGAYLAAVAFASSGSGMHHKICHVLGGAFLLPHAELHTVMLPYVTAFNAHAAPSAAQLISETLHTTSAAAGLKSLAATTGAPLTLAEIGFPKDKIVEASGRCLEVIPPSNPRPVDLEAVSSLLQAAYEGDAVE
- a CDS encoding alpha/beta fold hydrolase, which codes for MAGASGRTLDIANELRNGWSTSRMTSTTQSRSTTVKTWGDRVTLRFEIEGAGPPLVFLHAAGGLVWDGFLRDLAQRYTVYAPVFPGFDPSDTMAIHELDDVSDVVLAYEQALRSLKITGAPIIGHSFGGMLAAELAAHFPQICSQLVLLAPSGLWTEAMPWSLNFMTARPDQMLGYLFNDPEGEAARSLLPVLDTPERALEAVVQSIWALGCVAKFSWPVPDRGLSRRLHRVAASTLVIWGHQDSLIPHGYAKEFARRIPNCRSETIGNCGHMPQVEREDVTSGLVAGFLA
- a CDS encoding LLM class flavin-dependent oxidoreductase; its protein translation is MRFTYAQHFPYRHFGDDFEEHAAEAVVSTPYFDLVDPQSAHADLAAGFEELIHAARAGFDAVALTEHGQSAYDMSPNPDLGAAIMAHTFVSEGLECGIWVVGRSLGKTREPFRVAEELAWLDTLSEGRLMTGFPVGLPYDANINAGIPPIETRPRFDENLSFILKAWTAHEPFAWNGKFAQYGNVNVWPRPYQAPHPPVSITGTGNPNTSRFALQRDFGFNLTTTGGDPTAAPRIFGDFWRIADEVEADDNPFRANFVQQVLVADTDAEAERLYSQHAAYSMRRGIGTVGMERLLLPGGISPPGLRALLGGVNGGAAAGQSEPPTYGELVESGAIVAGSAATVRDRLEDMATRFRVGNMTVFLMIGSMPTELTKANIDLFTTEVIPPLRSLWSEYESGNRWWPARLGGRSTSQTNSEMAGAHLV
- a CDS encoding citryl-CoA lyase, giving the protein MRTRIATTRADEILIRGRNLAKDLMGEVGYTDMLVLTALGRLPSTAEKRIVEAIAVSVMDHGLTPSSLAARLTFLGAPESFQAAVAAGLLGAGNTFLGGMTEVTTLLRASAAGLDEAASNSEVAQAADDLVTSRLMDGRKIPGLGHNVHTGSDPRVDRMRAIVKAEGQYERHWRLLDALPDAFARQKRRTLPLNNAGAIGASIAALGFPAEMGRGIALAARAGGLIAHLLEEQTEPIAKQVWEHVLNEADNFEDEEANLG
- a CDS encoding flavin reductase family protein; amino-acid sequence: MSTEAEALVNSDDSPHPAPDPRHLRNTLGRFVTGVTVVTYLLDGQPRGLTVNSFTPVSMSPPLILVSISRKARAMDGLIDAPFVVNVLASEQLPLALQFAGQQQDDIDVAWSSSPTVPRLQGSVAWVACDPHSQVEVGDHVLVVGRVVDHFSTPNEPLLFASGSFKLLGGAVDAFDGSAAR
- a CDS encoding 3-oxoacid CoA-transferase subunit B, which produces MTWNREDIARRAAAELRDGDYVNLGIGIPTLVPEYLPSDIDVIIHCENGILGVGTHPTLEEYDPDIINAAKHTVAARDGAAFFDSSASFAMIRGGHLDFAILGAMEVSAHGDLANWVVPGKLVKGMGGAMDLAVGAQRVLVLMSHVSKDGTPKLKTECSLPLTGPRVVDRIITDLAVIDVTDNGFLVIDLADGVDPQTVIDATGAPVAFAPELAEKASSVRQSDIRIPQKQI
- a CDS encoding CoA transferase subunit A, giving the protein MDKTISDAALAICAIHSGSSIAVGGFGMCGVPLVLINALRAAGVDKLEIVSNNCGAQGWGLAKLLADRRIRRVIASFFGTNEDFARQYLDGHLEVEITPQGTLAERLRAGGAGIPAFFTPTGVGTVVAEGGMPWRYRRDGSVAVASPAKEVRSFDIDGGVASFVLERAIRTDFALVRAMRGDRHGNLIFHGTAMNFNPLCAMAGRITIAEVEDLCEPGELAPDEIHLPGVYVDHVVELTPEQAAEKPVEFRMIREEMIA
- a CDS encoding PucR family transcriptional regulator, yielding MQKSVLSVLIGIRRGSAVDASMGDADVEIMGVCARTGIELTSVFTAIRRGQGVMVERLMQQCRALVDIGEQYPQYQLISELSFAHVDALATQFAQLYEDERQRWLNDPLAGRVALVNRILAGDDAALAGCSTTLRFEVRYRHHLAVCAWSDRASSIAPSDLEVAALDYLRHNGAAQTLVLHDPNSTLTVWGNARGALSEPLTDLDCREGVYLAVGSPGADVAGFRTTARDARQAAFLAREFPALQRDTAVHFSDVSLISLLSTDSEAAKQFVERELGSLAQQDDATDRLRETLAAYLDCHSPLMVAQQLFIARNTVAYRLRRATEHLGRPIDVRQPELRVALLLARALRSTSAD